A single region of the Pseudomonas mandelii genome encodes:
- a CDS encoding DUF748 domain-containing protein, with translation MKPHMPKGLIRAIGALLTALALYSLLGFLILPGIALRVANQQLANYATMPATISRIELNPFSLEVTLWGLVIGEPGKEQVGFERLYANLQIDSLWTKALHLSDIEMDKPKTEILFGKDGKLNLLGLFKIPASEPTPADPDAKPFPLRIERIKLAGGNVHFQDLRPSEPIEFLYDKLDFELKNLSTLPEDSADMTLVAIGPGGGQLDWTGNFSLIPIASEGKLKITDGKMKAFWPYVRDALPLVLEDGVVNLSTDYKLNLSKETELLLSNVAVSVAPFAIKAPDGRPLAKLERLDISETTVDLAKQQVVVGKIRSNKLETWAALEADGQLDWQKLFASQPSKAAVKANAEPAKTPAAADSPEAEPAPPSKPWQVLLKDVQLRNYQVHLADRKAQPAVALDVGPLNLDLQNFDSLNDSPFNLKLDTGVGKQGKLMADGVVNLAPVSAKLNVQTKDIDLRVAQSYINPFIRLELRSGMLGSDLAVDLKSTEPLAFSVTGKAQVDQLHTLDTLKTRDFLKWQQLVLEGLNYQHGDSLSIDKVNLFQPYVRFMINDDRTTNIDDLLIPQPADTAAAKTAASKPASKDKPLGIHIGGIAINDGSANFADFSLTPNFATAVQQLNGQIGTIDSRQAKPASVDIKGKVDRYAPVTIKGSVNPFDPMASLDIATSFKRVELTTLTPYSGKFAGYRIRKGRLNLDLHYIIVKGQLKAENKVVVEQLQLGEKVDSPDAVSLPLKLAIALLKDVDGKISIELPVTGDLNNPQFSVMPIVWQTLRNLIVKAAAAPFKMIGGLVSGGGSEDLGTVSFAPGSSELSKDAEGSLIKLSQALKERPALRLEIEGTAAASSDGPLIAEQRLEREYQYNYYKMLQRRGDKVPAQASLLQVPDGEKGPLLEGIYRTRLKTQPPAEWKDLGKEERTAKMRADVIKFWSTSDVLLRQLGQERASSIKDYLVDKAQMADDRVYFIDAQLGEAESDGRVVTPMHLDAE, from the coding sequence ATGAAGCCACACATGCCCAAAGGATTGATTCGCGCTATTGGCGCATTGTTGACTGCTCTGGCCCTTTATAGCCTGCTGGGGTTTCTGATTTTGCCGGGCATCGCGTTGCGGGTCGCCAACCAGCAATTGGCCAATTACGCCACGATGCCCGCGACGATTTCCCGGATCGAGCTCAACCCCTTCAGCCTGGAAGTGACCCTCTGGGGCCTGGTCATCGGCGAGCCGGGCAAAGAACAGGTCGGTTTCGAACGCCTGTACGCCAACCTGCAGATCGACAGCCTGTGGACCAAGGCGCTGCACCTGTCCGATATCGAAATGGACAAACCCAAGACCGAAATCCTTTTCGGCAAGGACGGCAAGCTCAATCTGCTGGGCCTGTTCAAGATCCCCGCCAGCGAACCGACCCCGGCCGACCCGGATGCCAAGCCGTTCCCGTTGCGTATCGAGCGGATCAAACTGGCGGGCGGCAATGTGCACTTTCAGGATTTGCGCCCCAGCGAACCCATCGAATTCCTCTACGACAAACTCGACTTCGAGCTGAAGAACCTCAGCACCCTGCCCGAAGACAGTGCCGACATGACGTTGGTAGCCATCGGCCCGGGCGGTGGGCAGCTCGACTGGACCGGTAACTTCAGCCTGATCCCGATTGCCTCCGAAGGTAAGCTCAAGATCACCGACGGCAAGATGAAAGCCTTCTGGCCCTATGTGCGTGACGCGTTGCCCCTGGTGCTCGAAGACGGTGTCGTCAACCTGAGCACTGACTACAAGCTCAACTTGTCCAAGGAAACCGAGCTTCTGCTGAGCAACGTCGCCGTCAGCGTCGCGCCATTTGCCATCAAGGCCCCGGACGGTCGACCACTGGCCAAACTCGAGCGCCTGGACATCAGTGAAACCACGGTGGACCTGGCCAAACAGCAAGTGGTGGTCGGAAAGATCCGTAGCAATAAACTGGAAACCTGGGCCGCCCTGGAAGCCGACGGACAACTCGACTGGCAGAAACTGTTCGCCAGCCAACCATCCAAAGCAGCGGTAAAAGCCAACGCCGAACCGGCGAAAACGCCGGCGGCAGCCGATTCGCCTGAAGCCGAACCCGCGCCACCGAGCAAGCCGTGGCAAGTGCTGCTCAAAGACGTGCAACTGCGCAATTACCAGGTTCATCTGGCCGACCGCAAGGCACAACCGGCCGTGGCCCTGGATGTCGGTCCGCTGAACCTCGATTTGCAGAATTTCGACAGCCTCAACGACTCGCCTTTCAACCTCAAGCTCGACACCGGCGTGGGCAAACAGGGCAAGCTTATGGCCGACGGCGTGGTCAATCTGGCACCGGTCAGCGCCAAACTGAATGTGCAAACCAAAGACATCGACCTGCGTGTCGCCCAGTCCTACATCAACCCGTTCATTCGCCTGGAGCTGCGCAGCGGCATGCTCGGCAGTGATCTGGCAGTCGATCTGAAAAGCACTGAGCCATTGGCATTCAGCGTCACCGGTAAAGCGCAGGTCGATCAACTGCACACCCTCGACACCCTCAAGACCCGCGACTTCCTCAAGTGGCAGCAGCTGGTGCTCGAAGGTCTGAACTATCAGCATGGCGACAGCCTGTCGATCGACAAGGTCAACCTGTTCCAGCCTTACGTGCGTTTCATGATCAACGATGACCGCACCACCAACATCGATGACCTGCTGATCCCGCAACCGGCCGACACCGCAGCTGCCAAGACAGCCGCCAGCAAACCCGCCAGCAAGGACAAACCGCTGGGCATCCACATTGGCGGCATTGCCATCAATGACGGTTCGGCGAACTTCGCCGACTTCAGCCTGACCCCGAACTTCGCCACGGCGGTGCAACAACTCAACGGTCAGATCGGCACCATCGACAGCCGTCAGGCGAAACCGGCCAGCGTCGATATCAAAGGCAAGGTCGACCGTTACGCGCCCGTGACCATCAAGGGTTCGGTCAACCCGTTCGACCCGATGGCCAGCCTCGACATCGCCACCAGTTTCAAACGTGTGGAACTGACCACGCTGACGCCCTACTCCGGCAAGTTCGCCGGGTACCGCATCCGCAAGGGCCGGCTCAATCTCGACCTGCACTACATCATCGTCAAGGGCCAGCTCAAGGCCGAAAACAAAGTGGTGGTCGAGCAACTGCAATTGGGTGAAAAAGTCGACAGTCCGGACGCTGTGAGCCTGCCGCTGAAACTGGCGATCGCGTTGCTCAAAGACGTCGACGGCAAGATTTCAATTGAGCTGCCGGTGACCGGCGACCTGAACAACCCGCAGTTCAGCGTCATGCCGATTGTCTGGCAGACCCTGCGCAACCTGATCGTCAAGGCGGCTGCCGCACCATTCAAAATGATAGGCGGGCTGGTCAGTGGCGGGGGTTCAGAAGATTTGGGCACTGTCTCGTTTGCGCCGGGCTCCAGTGAGCTGAGCAAGGACGCCGAGGGTTCGTTGATCAAACTGTCCCAGGCCCTCAAGGAACGCCCTGCCCTGCGCCTGGAAATCGAAGGCACCGCAGCCGCCAGCAGCGACGGTCCGCTGATTGCCGAGCAACGGCTTGAGCGCGAATACCAGTACAACTACTACAAAATGCTCCAGCGACGCGGTGACAAGGTTCCGGCCCAGGCTTCATTGCTGCAAGTGCCGGACGGCGAGAAAGGTCCGTTGCTGGAAGGGATCTACCGCACGCGCCTGAAGACCCAGCCACCGGCTGAGTGGAAGGATCTGGGCAAGGAAGAACGCACCGCAAAAATGCGCGCAGACGTGATCAAATTCTGGAGCACCAGCGACGTGTTGCTGCGCCAACTGGGTCAGGAACGCGCCAGCAGCATCAAGGATTACCTGGTGGACAAGGCCCAGATGGCCGATGACCGTGTCTACTTCATCGACGCCCAACTGGGCGAGGCGGAAAGTGACGGTCGGGTGGTAACGCCGATGCACCTGGATGCCGAGTGA
- a CDS encoding class I SAM-dependent rRNA methyltransferase, translating to MSSLNQALRAALDHRQDLLAELHQQGTDCYRLFHGSQEGAGGLTIDRYGPQLLVQSFHQALERDALLQLHETVNQHLGLDTLLVYNDRSRGNSRIDREDTVYRADEAALQDLIGHEWGLNYRVRGRHAGQDPLLFLDLRNTRGWVKEHSKNKSVLNLFAYTCGVGLSAAAGGASEVCNLDFAEGNLAVGRENGLLNPQLPAMEFIQSDYFPAIRQLAGLPISQRRGQKLPSYTRLDQRQYDLVLLDPPAWAKSAFGTVDLLRDYQSLLKPALLTTAENGVLICCNNLAKVSMDDWREQVLRCAEKAGRPVREWTVMKPGGDFPSMDQQPPLKTLILQL from the coding sequence ATGTCTTCCTTGAATCAGGCGCTGCGCGCCGCCCTCGATCATCGCCAGGACCTGCTCGCCGAGCTGCATCAGCAAGGCACCGATTGCTATCGCCTGTTCCACGGCAGCCAGGAAGGCGCCGGCGGCCTGACCATCGACCGCTACGGCCCGCAACTGCTGGTACAAAGCTTCCACCAGGCGCTGGAACGTGACGCACTGCTGCAACTGCACGAGACCGTCAATCAACACCTGGGCCTCGATACGCTGCTGGTCTACAACGACCGTTCCAGGGGCAACTCGCGTATCGACCGCGAAGACACCGTCTACCGCGCCGACGAGGCAGCCCTGCAAGACTTGATCGGCCACGAATGGGGCCTGAACTACCGGGTTCGCGGCCGTCATGCCGGCCAGGATCCACTGCTGTTTCTCGACCTGCGCAACACGCGCGGCTGGGTCAAGGAGCACAGCAAAAACAAAAGCGTGCTCAACCTGTTCGCCTACACCTGTGGTGTCGGCCTGAGTGCTGCGGCCGGCGGGGCAAGTGAGGTGTGCAACCTGGATTTCGCCGAGGGCAATCTGGCGGTCGGCCGCGAGAACGGTCTGCTCAATCCGCAATTGCCGGCCATGGAATTCATCCAGTCCGATTACTTCCCGGCCATCCGCCAACTGGCGGGGCTGCCGATCAGTCAGCGACGCGGGCAGAAACTGCCGAGTTACACGCGTCTCGACCAGCGTCAGTACGACCTGGTGCTGCTCGATCCACCCGCCTGGGCCAAGAGCGCGTTCGGCACGGTCGACCTGCTGCGCGACTACCAGAGCCTGCTCAAACCCGCGCTGCTGACCACCGCCGAGAACGGCGTGCTGATCTGCTGCAACAACCTGGCAAAGGTCAGCATGGACGATTGGCGCGAGCAGGTTTTACGTTGCGCAGAGAAGGCCGGGCGGCCTGTGCGTGAGTGGACGGTGATGAAACCGGGCGGTGATTTCCCGTCGATGGATCAACAGCCGCCGCTGAAGACGTTGATTCTGCAACTCTGA
- the acs gene encoding acetate--CoA ligase — translation MFDISTFPKADAVRRAAHLSQDDYHRLYRQSIEHPSEFWAEQATRFLDWSTPWDTVQRYNLKTGEASWFAGGKLNVSYNCIDRHLEKRGDQIAILWEGDDPAESAQITYKKLHHNVCRLANVLKSRGVKKGDRVCIYMPMIPEAAYAMLACTRIGAVHSVVFGGFSPDSVRDRILDADCRTVITADEGVRGGKFVPLKQKVDEALQSCPNVSTVIVVERTQGKVDWVEGRDLWYHQALRDVSDDCPPEPMDAEDPLFILYTSGSTGKPKGVLHTTGGYLLQAAMTFKYVLDYRDGEVFWCTADVGWVTGHSYIVYGPLANGATTLIFEGVPSYPNSSRFWQVIDKHHVNIFYTAPTALRSLMREGPEPLKDTSRQSLRLLGSVGEPINPEAWDWYFNVVGEQRCPIVDTWWQTETGGIMLSPLVSAQRIKPGCATQPMFGVQPVLLDETGKEIKGAGSGVLAIKSSWPAQIRSVYGDPQRMVDTYFKPYPGYYFTGDGARRDEDGDYWITGRIDDVINVSGHRIGTAEVESALVLHDSIAEAAVVGYPHDLKGQGIYAFVTPMNGTEANDELKKELLAHVSKEIGSFAKPDLIQWAPALPKTRSGKIMRRILRKIACNELDSLGDTSTLADPSVVQGLIDKRLNQ, via the coding sequence ATGTTCGATATCAGCACGTTCCCCAAAGCCGATGCCGTCCGCCGGGCTGCACACTTGAGTCAAGACGACTACCACCGCCTCTACCGTCAATCCATCGAGCACCCCAGTGAGTTCTGGGCCGAGCAGGCCACCCGCTTTCTCGACTGGAGCACGCCGTGGGACACCGTCCAGCGCTATAACCTGAAGACCGGCGAGGCCAGCTGGTTTGCCGGTGGCAAGTTGAACGTCAGTTACAACTGCATCGACCGTCACCTGGAAAAACGCGGCGATCAGATCGCCATCCTCTGGGAAGGCGACGACCCCGCCGAATCCGCGCAGATCACCTACAAGAAACTCCATCACAACGTCTGTCGCCTGGCCAACGTGCTCAAAAGCCGTGGCGTGAAAAAGGGTGACCGCGTGTGCATCTACATGCCGATGATTCCCGAAGCGGCCTACGCCATGCTCGCCTGTACGCGGATTGGCGCGGTGCATTCGGTGGTGTTCGGCGGCTTCTCTCCAGACTCTGTGCGCGACCGGATTCTCGACGCCGATTGCCGCACGGTGATCACCGCCGATGAAGGCGTGCGCGGCGGCAAATTCGTGCCGCTCAAGCAGAAGGTCGACGAGGCACTGCAAAGTTGCCCGAACGTCAGCACCGTCATCGTCGTCGAGCGCACCCAAGGCAAAGTGGACTGGGTTGAAGGTCGCGATCTCTGGTATCACCAGGCGCTACGCGACGTCAGCGACGATTGCCCGCCAGAGCCCATGGACGCCGAAGACCCGCTGTTCATCCTCTACACCTCCGGCAGCACCGGCAAACCCAAAGGCGTACTGCACACCACCGGCGGCTATCTGCTGCAAGCGGCGATGACCTTCAAGTACGTACTCGACTACCGCGATGGTGAAGTCTTCTGGTGCACCGCCGACGTCGGCTGGGTCACCGGCCACAGTTACATCGTCTATGGCCCGCTGGCCAACGGCGCGACCACGCTGATCTTCGAAGGCGTGCCAAGTTACCCGAACAGTTCGCGCTTCTGGCAGGTGATCGACAAACACCACGTCAACATTTTCTACACCGCCCCGACTGCGCTGCGCTCGCTGATGCGTGAAGGCCCCGAGCCGTTGAAGGACACTTCTCGCCAGAGCCTCAGATTACTCGGCAGCGTCGGTGAGCCGATCAACCCGGAGGCGTGGGACTGGTACTTCAACGTCGTCGGCGAACAGCGTTGTCCGATCGTCGACACCTGGTGGCAGACCGAAACCGGCGGCATCATGCTCAGCCCGCTGGTCAGCGCGCAACGGATCAAGCCCGGCTGCGCCACCCAACCGATGTTCGGCGTGCAACCGGTGCTGCTGGATGAAACGGGCAAGGAAATCAAAGGCGCCGGCAGCGGCGTGCTGGCGATCAAATCCAGCTGGCCGGCGCAGATCCGCAGCGTCTATGGCGACCCGCAACGGATGGTCGACACCTACTTCAAGCCCTACCCCGGCTACTACTTCACCGGCGACGGCGCGCGGCGTGATGAGGATGGCGATTACTGGATCACCGGGCGCATCGACGACGTGATCAACGTCTCCGGGCACCGCATCGGCACTGCCGAGGTAGAAAGCGCGCTGGTGCTGCACGACAGCATCGCCGAGGCCGCCGTGGTCGGTTATCCCCACGACCTCAAGGGCCAGGGCATCTATGCCTTCGTCACGCCCATGAACGGCACCGAGGCCAATGACGAACTGAAGAAGGAATTGCTGGCTCACGTCAGCAAGGAGATTGGCAGTTTCGCCAAACCGGACTTGATCCAATGGGCCCCGGCCTTGCCGAAAACCCGTTCGGGCAAGATCATGCGGCGCATCCTGCGCAAGATCGCGTGCAACGAACTGGACAGTCTGGGGGACACCTCGACACTGGCCGATCCAAGCGTGGTGCAGGGGCTGATCGACAAACGTCTGAACCAGTAA
- the pgi gene encoding glucose-6-phosphate isomerase, with protein MAYYRTPHDVTALPAWQALNDHRQAMQDFSMREAFNADPQRFTQFTLSSCGLFLDYSKNLINAETRNLLVGLANEVDLKGAIKSLFDGEIVNSSEGRPALHTALRRPVGDKLSVNGVNVMPEVHKVLNQITDLVGRIHDGLWRGYTEKPITDVVNIGIGGSFLGPELVSEALLSYAQKGVRCHYLANIDGSEFHELTMKLRAETTLFIVSSKSFNTLETLKNAQAARAWYLAQGGSEAELYRHFIAVSSNNAAAVAFGIREENIFPMWDWVGGRYSLWSAIGLPIALAIGMSNFKELLSGAYTMDQHFQSAPFEQNMPVLLALLGVWYGNFWGAQSHAILPYDHYLRNITKHLQQLDMESNGKSVRQDGTPVSTDTGPVIWGGVGCNGQHAYHQLLHQGTQLIPADFIVPIVSFNPVSDHHQWLYANCLSQSQALMLGKTLVEAEAELRDKGMSEEDVHKIAPHKVIPGNRPSNTLVVERISPRRLGALVAMYEHKVFVQSVVWGINAFDQWGVELGKELGKGVYNRLVGSEESPADDASTQGLINYFRGRHRG; from the coding sequence ATGGCGTACTACCGCACTCCTCACGACGTGACCGCTCTGCCCGCCTGGCAAGCGTTGAATGACCACCGCCAAGCCATGCAGGATTTCAGCATGCGCGAGGCCTTCAATGCCGATCCGCAGCGTTTTACTCAATTCACCCTCAGCAGCTGCGGCCTGTTTCTCGATTACTCGAAGAATCTGATCAACGCCGAGACCCGCAATCTGCTGGTGGGCCTGGCCAATGAAGTCGACCTCAAGGGCGCGATCAAATCGCTGTTCGACGGCGAAATCGTCAACTCGTCGGAAGGTCGTCCAGCCCTGCACACCGCACTGCGTCGCCCGGTTGGCGACAAGCTGTCGGTGAATGGCGTCAACGTGATGCCAGAAGTGCACAAAGTGCTGAACCAGATCACCGACCTCGTCGGCCGCATCCATGACGGTCTGTGGCGTGGCTACACCGAGAAGCCGATCACTGACGTGGTGAACATCGGCATCGGTGGCTCGTTCCTCGGCCCTGAGCTGGTGTCTGAAGCGCTGCTGTCCTACGCCCAGAAAGGCGTGCGTTGCCATTACCTGGCGAACATCGATGGCAGTGAGTTCCACGAACTGACCATGAAGCTGCGCGCTGAAACCACGCTGTTCATCGTGTCGTCGAAATCCTTCAACACCCTCGAAACCCTGAAAAATGCCCAGGCCGCTCGCGCCTGGTACCTGGCTCAGGGCGGTTCGGAAGCCGAGCTGTATCGTCACTTCATCGCCGTATCCAGCAACAACGCGGCGGCCGTGGCGTTCGGTATCCGCGAAGAAAACATCTTCCCGATGTGGGACTGGGTCGGCGGCCGTTACTCGCTGTGGTCGGCCATCGGTTTGCCAATCGCACTGGCCATCGGCATGTCGAACTTCAAGGAACTGCTGTCCGGTGCCTACACCATGGACCAGCATTTCCAGAGCGCGCCATTCGAACAGAACATGCCGGTGCTGCTGGCGTTGCTCGGCGTGTGGTACGGCAACTTCTGGGGTGCGCAAAGCCACGCGATCCTGCCTTACGACCACTACCTGCGCAACATCACCAAGCACTTGCAACAGCTGGACATGGAATCCAACGGCAAGAGCGTGCGCCAAGACGGTACGCCAGTGTCCACCGATACCGGCCCGGTGATCTGGGGTGGCGTGGGTTGCAACGGTCAGCACGCGTATCACCAGTTGCTGCACCAAGGCACCCAACTGATTCCGGCCGACTTCATCGTGCCGATTGTCAGCTTCAACCCGGTCTCCGACCACCACCAGTGGCTGTACGCCAACTGCCTGTCGCAAAGCCAGGCTCTGATGCTCGGCAAGACCCTTGTCGAAGCCGAAGCCGAACTGCGTGACAAAGGCATGAGCGAAGAAGACGTGCATAAAATCGCGCCGCACAAGGTGATCCCGGGCAACCGTCCGAGCAACACCCTCGTGGTCGAGCGCATCAGCCCCCGTCGTCTCGGTGCGCTGGTGGCGATGTACGAACACAAAGTCTTCGTGCAAAGCGTGGTCTGGGGCATCAATGCCTTCGACCAGTGGGGCGTGGAGCTGGGCAAGGAGCTGGGCAAAGGCGTCTACAACCGCCTGGTCGGCAGCGAAGAATCCCCGGCTGACGATGCTTCCACCCAAGGCCTGATCAACTACTTCCGCGGTCGTCACCGCGGTTGA
- the panD gene encoding aspartate 1-decarboxylase encodes MHAIMLKAKLHRAEVTHAVLDYEGSCAIDGEWLDLSGIREYEQIQIYNVDNGERFTTYAIRGEEGSRMISVNGAAAHKAKVGDRVIICAYAHYSEAELLNFKPRMLYMAPGNELSHTSNAIPVQVA; translated from the coding sequence ATGCACGCCATCATGCTCAAAGCCAAGCTGCATCGCGCCGAAGTCACTCACGCCGTACTCGATTACGAAGGTTCCTGCGCCATCGACGGCGAATGGCTGGACTTGTCCGGCATCCGTGAGTACGAACAGATCCAGATTTATAACGTCGACAACGGCGAACGCTTCACCACCTACGCGATTCGTGGCGAAGAAGGCTCGCGGATGATCTCGGTCAACGGTGCTGCCGCGCACAAGGCCAAGGTCGGTGACCGTGTGATCATCTGCGCCTACGCCCATTACAGCGAAGCCGAGCTGCTCAACTTCAAACCGCGCATGCTTTACATGGCGCCGGGCAATGAACTGAGCCACACCAGCAATGCCATTCCGGTTCAGGTCGCCTGA
- the panC gene encoding pantoate--beta-alanine ligase, translating to MNTVKTVRELRAAVARARSEGKRIGFVPTMGNLHSGHVALITKATQRADFVVASIFVNPLQFGAGEDLDKYPRTLAADQEKLLQAGCHLLFAPTVEEMYPDGMAGQTRVSVPQLSEGLCGASRPGHFEGVATVVSKLFNMVQPDLAVFGQKDFQQLAVIKSLVHDLNMPVQIIGEPTVRAADGLALSSRNGFLSEEQRAIAPVVYRGLCQIAEAIKQGERDFPALIDAQIKQLEAAGLRPDYLEIRHAQTLRPATPEDRDLVILVAAFLGTTRLIDNLHLNLDAPA from the coding sequence ATGAACACCGTAAAAACAGTACGCGAACTCCGGGCCGCCGTGGCCCGTGCCCGCAGCGAAGGCAAGCGCATCGGCTTCGTGCCGACCATGGGCAACCTGCACAGCGGTCATGTCGCGCTGATTACCAAAGCGACCCAACGGGCGGATTTCGTAGTCGCCAGCATTTTCGTCAACCCGCTGCAATTCGGCGCCGGCGAAGACCTCGACAAGTACCCGCGGACCCTGGCGGCTGACCAGGAGAAACTGCTCCAGGCCGGTTGCCACTTGCTGTTCGCGCCCACCGTCGAAGAAATGTACCCCGACGGCATGGCCGGCCAGACCCGCGTCAGCGTCCCGCAACTCTCCGAAGGCCTGTGCGGCGCCAGCCGTCCCGGGCATTTCGAAGGTGTCGCGACGGTCGTCAGCAAGCTGTTCAACATGGTCCAGCCGGACCTGGCGGTCTTCGGCCAGAAAGATTTCCAGCAACTGGCGGTGATCAAATCCCTGGTCCATGACCTGAACATGCCAGTGCAGATCATTGGCGAACCGACCGTTCGGGCAGCCGATGGCCTGGCGCTGTCGTCGCGCAATGGTTTCCTCAGCGAAGAGCAGCGCGCCATTGCGCCGGTGGTGTATCGCGGCCTGTGCCAGATTGCCGAGGCGATCAAACAGGGCGAGCGGGATTTCCCGGCGCTGATCGACGCACAGATCAAGCAGCTTGAAGCAGCCGGGTTGCGCCCCGATTACCTGGAGATTCGTCACGCGCAAACCTTGCGCCCAGCGACTCCGGAAGATCGGGACCTGGTGATATTGGTTGCGGCGTTCCTGGGCACCACACGGTTGATCGACAACCTGCACCTGAACCTCGACGCCCCCGCCTAA
- the panB gene encoding 3-methyl-2-oxobutanoate hydroxymethyltransferase: MPAITLTTLQGLKQKGEKITMLTCYDATFAHACNQAGVEVLLVGDSLGMVLQGHDSTLPVTTAEMAYHVAAVKRGNADALILADLPFMAYATTEQAMSNSALLMQAGAHMVKVEGALWLADSIRLLAERGIPVCAHMGLTPQSVNMLGGYKVQGRSENQARQMRADAIALEQAGAAMLLLECVPSELAQEITQAVGIPVIGIGAGSDTDGQVLVLHDMLGLSITGRVPKFVKNFMNGQTSIHAALSAYVSEVKAASFPGIEHGFSA; encoded by the coding sequence ATGCCAGCCATCACCCTGACCACTCTGCAAGGTTTGAAGCAAAAAGGTGAAAAAATCACCATGCTGACCTGCTATGACGCGACCTTCGCCCACGCCTGCAATCAGGCTGGCGTCGAAGTGCTGCTGGTGGGCGACTCCCTCGGCATGGTTTTGCAAGGTCACGACAGCACCCTGCCGGTGACCACCGCGGAAATGGCTTACCACGTGGCAGCCGTCAAACGCGGCAACGCCGATGCGCTGATCCTCGCCGACCTGCCGTTCATGGCCTACGCCACCACCGAACAAGCCATGAGCAACAGCGCCCTGTTGATGCAGGCCGGTGCGCACATGGTCAAGGTTGAAGGCGCATTGTGGCTCGCCGACTCGATCCGCCTGCTGGCCGAACGAGGCATCCCTGTGTGCGCGCACATGGGCCTGACACCGCAATCGGTGAACATGCTGGGCGGTTACAAAGTCCAGGGCCGCAGCGAGAACCAGGCGCGACAGATGCGCGCCGACGCCATCGCGCTGGAACAGGCCGGTGCCGCCATGCTGTTGCTTGAGTGCGTACCGAGCGAATTGGCCCAGGAAATTACCCAGGCAGTGGGCATTCCGGTGATCGGCATCGGTGCCGGCAGTGACACCGATGGCCAGGTCCTGGTCCTGCACGACATGCTCGGCCTGTCCATTACCGGTCGCGTACCTAAATTCGTAAAGAACTTCATGAACGGCCAGACCAGCATTCACGCAGCTCTGAGCGCCTACGTCAGTGAAGTCAAAGCCGCCTCTTTCCCTGGGATCGAACACGGATTCTCTGCATGA
- the folK gene encoding 2-amino-4-hydroxy-6-hydroxymethyldihydropteridine diphosphokinase has product MERIYIGMGSNLADPAEQLRSAVEALAQLPQTQLVGVSGFYQSDSLLPGQPRYTNAVAALDSTLPPLDLLDALQAIENGQGRERLERWGPRTLDLDIVLFGDRLIDEPRLKVPHYHMQERAFVLYPLAELAPADLRLADGRSLKALLAACPFVGLERLPPN; this is encoded by the coding sequence ATGGAACGCATCTACATCGGCATGGGCAGCAATCTGGCTGACCCCGCCGAACAATTGCGCAGCGCCGTCGAGGCGCTGGCGCAGTTGCCGCAAACCCAACTGGTCGGGGTGTCCGGGTTTTATCAAAGCGACTCGCTTCTGCCCGGCCAGCCGCGTTACACCAACGCGGTCGCCGCCCTCGACAGCACGCTCCCCCCACTGGACCTGCTTGATGCGCTGCAAGCCATCGAGAACGGACAAGGCCGCGAGCGTCTTGAGCGTTGGGGTCCACGAACGCTGGACCTCGACATCGTGCTGTTTGGCGACCGGCTGATCGACGAACCGCGCCTCAAGGTGCCGCACTACCATATGCAGGAGCGGGCCTTCGTTCTGTATCCGCTGGCCGAACTGGCGCCTGCGGATTTGCGTCTGGCCGATGGCCGCAGCCTGAAGGCATTACTCGCAGCCTGTCCGTTCGTCGGCCTGGAACGCCTCCCTCCGAATTAA